A part of Terriglobus roseus genomic DNA contains:
- the msrA gene encoding peptide-methionine (S)-S-oxide reductase MsrA — protein sequence MATETAILAGGCFWGVQELLRSYPGVISTRVGYSGGDVPNATYRNHGTHAEAVEIVFDPAKLTYRTLLEFFFQLHDPSTLNRQGNDVGTSYRSAIYYTTPEQKKIAEDTILDVNSSGLWPGKVVTEIAPAGPFWEAEPEHQDYLQRIPNGYTCHWIRPDWKLPKRNGA from the coding sequence ATGGCTACAGAGACAGCAATTCTGGCAGGCGGATGCTTCTGGGGTGTGCAGGAACTTCTGCGCAGCTATCCCGGCGTCATCTCCACACGCGTGGGTTACAGCGGCGGCGACGTGCCCAACGCAACCTATCGCAACCACGGCACGCACGCCGAAGCCGTTGAAATCGTATTCGATCCAGCAAAGCTCACCTATCGCACACTGCTGGAGTTCTTCTTCCAGCTACACGATCCCAGCACGCTCAATCGCCAGGGCAATGATGTCGGCACCAGCTATCGTTCGGCCATTTACTACACGACGCCAGAACAGAAGAAGATCGCCGAAGACACCATCCTCGACGTGAACTCCAGTGGCCTGTGGCCCGGCAAAGTCGTAACAGAAATCGCACCCGCAGGCCCCTTCTGGGAAGCCGAACCGGAACACCAGGATTACCTGCAACGCATCCCCAACGGCTACACCTGTCACTGGATTCGTCCGGACTGGAAGCTGCCCAAACGCAACGGCGCTTGA
- a CDS encoding Gfo/Idh/MocA family protein, with protein sequence MNIGLIGYGFMGGAHAAAIMHIPGATLAAVASHNKPSADGPTRGNLDLKTEPLPDTVRWTPNWQEVVDDPTIDAVDICLPTPMHREAIERAFANGKHVLCEKPMALSNQDCEELLALAKASGKIFMIAHVLRWMQPYPYAFDFVKKTNNITTATLRRSTGYPHWSGWLRDIKVSGGAIPDLLLHDLDQALQWFGDPATVSATSIGEVDTMRASLRYADKEIIVEGGWLAPETPFAASFSITANDASLTFADGKLTETHGNESQEVKLPEHDAYYDEIAYFVECCRTGSAPTLCTPESSAKAVRLALLLMQSRDNNGKELSWQ encoded by the coding sequence ATGAACATCGGACTCATCGGATATGGCTTCATGGGCGGCGCACACGCTGCGGCCATCATGCACATTCCCGGCGCTACTCTTGCAGCCGTCGCCTCCCATAACAAGCCATCCGCAGATGGCCCCACACGCGGCAACCTCGATCTGAAAACCGAACCACTGCCTGACACCGTTCGCTGGACACCGAACTGGCAGGAAGTCGTCGACGATCCCACCATCGACGCCGTCGATATCTGCCTGCCCACGCCCATGCACCGCGAAGCCATTGAACGCGCCTTCGCGAATGGCAAACATGTGCTCTGCGAAAAGCCGATGGCGCTAAGCAATCAGGATTGCGAAGAACTACTCGCGCTCGCAAAAGCCAGCGGCAAGATCTTCATGATCGCGCACGTTCTGCGCTGGATGCAGCCATATCCGTATGCGTTCGACTTCGTGAAGAAAACAAACAACATCACCACCGCAACACTGCGTCGCAGCACCGGCTATCCACACTGGAGCGGCTGGCTGCGCGACATTAAAGTCAGCGGCGGAGCCATCCCTGATCTTCTTCTTCACGATCTCGATCAGGCGCTGCAATGGTTCGGCGATCCCGCCACCGTAAGCGCCACTAGCATCGGCGAAGTGGACACCATGCGTGCAAGCCTTCGCTACGCAGACAAGGAAATCATCGTCGAAGGTGGATGGCTCGCGCCGGAAACACCCTTCGCCGCCTCCTTCTCCATCACTGCCAACGATGCGTCGCTCACCTTCGCAGACGGCAAACTCACCGAAACCCACGGCAACGAATCGCAGGAAGTTAAGCTTCCCGAACACGACGCTTACTACGACGAGATTGCTTACTTCGTCGAATGCTGCCGCACCGGCAGCGCACCCACGCTCTGCACGCCTGAAAGCTCTGCAAAGGCTGTTCGCCTGGCGTTGCTGCTCATGCAATCACGCGACAACAACGGAAAGGAACTCTCATGGCAGTAG
- a CDS encoding sugar phosphate isomerase/epimerase family protein: protein MAVAEPLETGLIFWTEKDANTHLQHLKSFGLRVCQLGIAPTLDCAAAVNEWKEAIAREGVIVSGAAVAYRGEDYANLAKVHETVGFTAPGYAAERIARTKEASNFAAALGITSLSCHIGFIPEEPASPIFTELVGIARELCDACAANGQSFTLETGQESAYTLLQFLAEVKKPNLRVNFDPANITLYGIGDPIVALDLLQKHVLSVHCKDGTSPKALGELGHEVALGEGEVDFPAFIALLKKIGFTGPLIIEREEPNAEQRDKDISLAIERIAQWKQQLA from the coding sequence ATGGCAGTAGCAGAACCATTGGAAACAGGCCTCATCTTCTGGACGGAAAAGGATGCCAACACGCATCTTCAACACTTGAAGAGCTTCGGTCTGCGTGTATGTCAGCTTGGCATCGCGCCCACGCTCGATTGCGCTGCGGCGGTCAACGAATGGAAAGAAGCGATTGCACGTGAAGGCGTCATCGTCTCCGGCGCTGCCGTTGCGTATCGCGGAGAAGACTACGCCAACCTCGCAAAGGTGCATGAGACCGTAGGATTCACCGCACCGGGCTACGCTGCGGAACGCATTGCACGCACGAAGGAAGCGTCGAACTTCGCTGCGGCTCTTGGCATCACCTCGCTGTCATGCCACATCGGTTTCATCCCCGAAGAACCCGCATCGCCCATCTTCACCGAACTCGTTGGCATTGCACGCGAACTCTGCGATGCATGCGCCGCCAACGGTCAGAGCTTCACTCTGGAAACAGGACAGGAAAGCGCCTACACGCTGCTGCAATTCCTCGCAGAGGTGAAGAAGCCAAACCTGCGTGTGAACTTCGATCCCGCCAACATCACCCTCTACGGCATCGGCGATCCCATCGTTGCGCTCGACTTGCTGCAGAAGCATGTACTCTCAGTGCACTGCAAAGACGGCACATCGCCAAAAGCACTGGGTGAGCTCGGCCATGAAGTCGCGCTGGGCGAAGGTGAAGTGGACTTCCCCGCTTTCATCGCTCTGCTGAAGAAGATCGGCTTTACCGGCCCGCTCATCATCGAACGCGAAGAACCCAACGCAGAACAGCGCGACAAGGACATTAGCCTCGCCATCGAGCGCATCGCGCAGTGGAAGCAGCAACTCGCATAA
- a CDS encoding cold-shock protein, with protein sequence MEQGTVKWFNDAKGFGFISRANGGGDVFVHHTAVQSSGFRSLAEGQTVEFEVTKGPKGLQAENVRPL encoded by the coding sequence ATGGAACAGGGCACAGTTAAGTGGTTCAACGATGCAAAGGGTTTTGGATTTATCAGCCGTGCAAACGGTGGTGGTGATGTATTCGTTCACCACACCGCAGTGCAGTCCTCGGGCTTCCGTTCGCTGGCAGAAGGCCAGACGGTTGAGTTCGAAGTGACCAAGGGACCGAAGGGTCTGCAGGCTGAGAACGTTCGCCCTCTGTAA
- the dnaB gene encoding replicative DNA helicase yields the protein MATFLQIVERDGLPASVHTERVILGAMLSDPVAVVDATAKLIADDFSLDSHKRIYGCMQELSDMGHAIDFVTVAEVLIRRKELEAIGGRPYLISLTEDLPRHLAIENYVQVVKDKSILRKLMQVCEMGLNRAADQSEVSLDVLGDVENRLMEISESAIKRGFSDIGQIVTESFGSIDQLYEQGREITGLETHYTEFDRMTSGLQKADLMIIAARPSMGKTAWAINIAQNCSVRDQKVVAVFSLEMSKESLLRRMLASEALVNSRKIQTGFLPREDKQKLINALDRLMSSKMFIDDTPGITLTEMRAKVRRLKQQEGSLDLILIDYLQLMTIAASGPGGRKPENRTQEVSQISRGLKALAKEMNVPVIALSQLSRGSEQRQGDKKPLLSDLRESGSIEQDADVVCFIHREEYYDRENEDVKGQAEIIIAKQRNGPTGSVKMAYLSDYTRFENLAPSGGGGGDY from the coding sequence ATGGCAACCTTCCTCCAGATCGTCGAGCGCGACGGGCTTCCCGCTTCCGTACATACGGAACGCGTGATCCTTGGCGCCATGTTGTCCGACCCGGTTGCCGTTGTGGATGCCACGGCGAAGCTGATTGCGGACGACTTTTCGCTGGACTCGCACAAACGCATTTATGGCTGCATGCAGGAACTGTCAGACATGGGCCATGCCATCGACTTTGTGACGGTGGCCGAAGTGTTGATCCGTCGCAAGGAATTGGAGGCGATTGGCGGGCGTCCGTATCTGATCTCGCTGACGGAAGATTTGCCGCGCCACCTGGCGATTGAAAACTATGTGCAGGTGGTGAAGGACAAGTCGATCCTGCGCAAGCTGATGCAGGTGTGCGAGATGGGTTTGAATCGCGCCGCCGATCAGAGCGAAGTGTCGCTGGATGTGTTGGGCGATGTGGAGAACCGGCTGATGGAGATCAGCGAAAGCGCCATCAAGCGCGGGTTCTCTGATATTGGGCAGATTGTTACGGAGAGCTTTGGTTCCATTGACCAGCTTTACGAACAGGGCCGCGAGATCACCGGCCTGGAGACGCATTACACCGAGTTCGATCGCATGACGAGCGGCTTGCAGAAGGCCGATCTGATGATCATCGCGGCGCGTCCTTCCATGGGCAAGACGGCGTGGGCCATCAACATTGCGCAGAACTGCAGTGTGCGCGATCAGAAGGTGGTTGCGGTCTTCTCGCTGGAAATGTCGAAGGAGTCGTTGCTGCGCCGTATGTTGGCCAGCGAGGCGCTGGTGAACAGCCGCAAGATTCAGACAGGCTTTTTGCCGCGTGAGGACAAGCAGAAACTCATCAATGCGCTGGATCGGCTGATGAGTTCGAAGATGTTCATTGACGATACGCCGGGCATTACGCTGACGGAGATGCGCGCGAAGGTGCGTCGTTTGAAGCAGCAGGAGGGTTCGCTGGACCTGATCTTGATCGACTACCTGCAGCTGATGACGATTGCGGCGAGTGGCCCTGGCGGACGCAAGCCGGAAAACCGTACGCAGGAAGTGTCACAGATTTCGCGTGGTTTGAAGGCGCTGGCCAAGGAAATGAATGTGCCGGTGATTGCGCTGTCGCAGTTGTCACGTGGAAGCGAACAGCGACAGGGCGATAAGAAACCGCTGCTTTCGGATCTTCGTGAATCGGGTTCGATCGAGCAGGACGCGGACGTGGTGTGCTTCATCCATCGCGAGGAGTACTACGACCGCGAAAACGAGGATGTGAAGGGGCAGGCGGAGATCATCATCGCCAAGCAACGTAACGGCCCTACGGGTTCGGTGAAGATGGCGTATCTATCGGATTACACGCGCTTTGAGAATCTTGCACCGAGTGGTGGCGGCGGCGGGGATTACTAG